A DNA window from Pseudarthrobacter sp. W1I19 contains the following coding sequences:
- the murC gene encoding UDP-N-acetylmuramate--L-alanine ligase: MSHGIPTLASLGRVHFVGIGGVGMSAVARIMVARGVPVSGSDAKDLPVMADLAAAGARIAVGYDAANLADAQTVVAGSAIRADNPELLAAREAGLPVLHRSQALAATMGEDIVVTVAGTHGKSTTTSMVAVLLQGAGLDPSFAIGANVPALGVNAAHGTSGIFVAEADESDGSFLNYRPKIAVVTNVEPDHLDYYGTAEAVYESFDRFSALLPADGVLVACADDPGALALAQRTRERGNTRVLLYGTGAEAELKLHDGGPGDVAVSALSGRFQLDLQVPGRHNALNAAAAFAVALELGVEPAVAAAALAQFSGAARRFELKGQARGVRVFDDYAHHPTEVRAALAAARSVAGDNKVHVLFQPHLFSRTREFAKEFAEALNLADTAWVLDIYPAREDPIPGVTSQLIADYLDDGGRLVPASDAVAALTGAAAEGDIILTAGAGDVTAYGPQIVEALRA, translated from the coding sequence ATGAGTCACGGCATCCCCACCCTGGCCTCGCTGGGCAGGGTCCACTTCGTTGGGATCGGCGGAGTGGGCATGTCCGCCGTCGCCAGGATCATGGTGGCCCGCGGCGTTCCCGTCAGCGGTTCTGATGCCAAGGACCTGCCCGTGATGGCGGACCTCGCGGCCGCCGGAGCGCGCATCGCCGTTGGCTATGACGCTGCCAACCTTGCGGATGCCCAGACCGTGGTGGCTGGTTCCGCCATCCGCGCGGACAATCCGGAGCTGCTTGCAGCAAGGGAAGCAGGCCTGCCGGTGCTGCACCGTTCCCAGGCCCTCGCCGCCACCATGGGGGAGGACATTGTGGTGACCGTAGCCGGAACCCACGGCAAGTCCACCACCACCTCCATGGTGGCCGTCCTGCTGCAGGGTGCCGGCCTCGATCCGTCCTTTGCCATCGGCGCCAACGTCCCGGCGCTGGGCGTCAACGCCGCCCACGGAACGTCCGGGATCTTTGTGGCCGAGGCGGACGAATCGGACGGCTCATTCCTTAACTACCGGCCGAAAATCGCCGTGGTCACCAACGTCGAACCCGACCACCTGGACTACTACGGCACTGCCGAAGCTGTCTACGAGTCCTTTGACCGGTTCAGCGCCCTGCTGCCGGCCGACGGCGTCCTGGTGGCCTGTGCGGACGATCCCGGAGCCTTGGCCCTGGCGCAGCGGACGCGGGAGCGCGGCAACACCCGAGTGCTCCTTTACGGCACCGGTGCGGAAGCGGAGCTGAAACTGCACGACGGCGGCCCGGGCGACGTTGCCGTGTCCGCACTGTCCGGCCGTTTCCAGCTTGATTTGCAGGTGCCGGGCCGGCACAACGCCCTGAACGCGGCCGCCGCTTTTGCCGTTGCACTGGAGCTGGGAGTGGAGCCGGCTGTGGCAGCCGCTGCCCTGGCGCAGTTCTCCGGGGCTGCACGCCGCTTTGAACTGAAGGGCCAGGCGCGCGGCGTCCGCGTCTTCGACGACTACGCCCACCATCCCACCGAAGTCCGTGCGGCCCTGGCCGCGGCCCGGTCCGTGGCGGGGGACAACAAGGTGCATGTGCTCTTCCAGCCCCACCTTTTCTCACGGACCCGGGAATTCGCCAAGGAGTTCGCCGAAGCCCTCAACCTCGCCGATACTGCCTGGGTGCTGGACATCTACCCCGCGCGCGAGGATCCGATTCCCGGCGTCACCAGCCAGCTCATCGCGGACTACCTGGACGACGGCGGGCGGCTGGTTCCGGCCTCCGACGCCGTGGCGGCCCTTACCGGCGCCGCTGCTGAGGGCGACATCATCCTCACCGCAGGTGCCGGTGACGTGACGGCATACGGGCCCCAGATCGTAGAGGCCCTGCGTGCCTAG
- the murG gene encoding undecaprenyldiphospho-muramoylpentapeptide beta-N-acetylglucosaminyltransferase, whose protein sequence is MTSTNPSIVLAGGGTAGHISPLLAIAAAIRDAAPGAAILAVGTPAGMETRLVPAAGVELATIDRVPFPRKPSADLLRLPGRLAGAVRQAGAILDNAAADVLVGVGGYVCTPMYLAARKRGIPIVIHEANIRPGLANRVGALFTKRVAVAFDTTPLRGAVPVGMPMRTEISHLDRAAARASARETLGLDPAKPTLIVTGGSSGAQSINRTISAALGQLAGAGVQTLHVTGRGKSVQDDGGRPLAADGYRQVEYIDGMELAYAAADVLLARSGAATVCEVAAAGVPAVLVPLPIGNGEQALNAAGLVAAGGALLVADRDFTPGWVGRELIPLVTDESRLATMAANSYRLGIRNADQRMAGLVLEAVST, encoded by the coding sequence ATGACCTCTACTAATCCATCCATCGTCCTGGCGGGCGGCGGAACCGCAGGCCACATCAGTCCGCTCCTGGCCATCGCGGCAGCCATCCGGGATGCCGCCCCCGGAGCCGCGATCCTCGCTGTCGGCACTCCCGCCGGAATGGAAACCAGGCTGGTTCCCGCCGCCGGGGTTGAGCTGGCCACGATCGACCGTGTTCCCTTCCCCCGAAAACCTTCCGCCGACCTCCTTCGCCTGCCCGGGCGCCTTGCCGGTGCCGTCCGGCAGGCCGGCGCCATCCTGGACAACGCGGCCGCCGACGTGCTGGTGGGTGTGGGGGGATACGTCTGCACTCCCATGTACCTGGCTGCGCGGAAGCGTGGCATTCCGATCGTGATCCACGAGGCCAACATCCGTCCCGGCCTGGCCAACCGGGTAGGGGCGCTCTTTACCAAGCGCGTTGCCGTGGCCTTCGACACGACCCCGCTGCGGGGCGCCGTGCCCGTCGGCATGCCCATGCGTACCGAAATCTCCCATCTGGACCGGGCGGCGGCGCGCGCCTCAGCCCGGGAAACACTGGGACTGGACCCCGCCAAACCCACGCTGATCGTCACCGGCGGATCGTCGGGAGCGCAAAGCATCAACAGGACCATCTCCGCCGCCCTCGGGCAGTTGGCCGGGGCCGGTGTCCAGACCCTGCACGTCACCGGCCGCGGCAAGTCGGTCCAGGACGACGGCGGCAGGCCACTGGCTGCCGACGGCTACCGGCAGGTGGAATACATCGATGGCATGGAGCTCGCCTACGCAGCGGCAGACGTCCTGCTGGCCCGCTCCGGTGCCGCCACCGTCTGCGAGGTTGCCGCCGCCGGCGTGCCGGCCGTCCTGGTGCCGCTGCCCATCGGCAACGGCGAACAGGCGCTGAATGCCGCCGGACTGGTGGCCGCCGGCGGCGCCTTGCTCGTGGCGGACCGGGACTTCACGCCCGGTTGGGTGGGCCGGGAACTTATCCCGCTGGTCACCGATGAATCCCGGCTTGCCACCATGGCAGCCAACTCCTACCGGCTTGGTATTCGAAACGCCGATCAGCGCATGGCTGGTCTTGTCCTGGAAGCGGTATCGACATGA
- the ftsW gene encoding putative lipid II flippase FtsW — MVSTPTRPQPDKRQAGKPGSGSSAAPAQRPASVPVRIKAAYRKFWSALEGTGTSKNGSTYYLILGSTLALTAIGIMMVLSASSVESIAAGKSPYGDALKQGVFAAIGIFTMFVLSRINVVWLKRLAWLAIIAAVVLLGLVQVVGAEVNGNKNWIDLGGITFQPSEASKLALALWMATVLARKGRLISRWQHVAIPAVPMAIIIVGLVLVGNDLGTAMIIMMITAAALFFAGAPLYLFGIAGLVAAAGTAVMAVTSSNRMCRITSWWTGQSCADGIDANYQATNGLYGLASGGWFGVGLGQSRQKYSWIPEAHNDFIFAIIGEELGLVGTVVVLILFAILGAAIYRVVVAQEDMFHRVLAGTIMVWLLGQATVNMSVVTGLMPVIGVPLPFISYGGSALLMSLCAIGVVLSLAREQMAPAIRPKRMLKFKAKPGRATAATKKTARKRA; from the coding sequence ATGGTCAGCACGCCCACCCGGCCCCAGCCCGACAAACGGCAGGCCGGCAAGCCAGGCTCCGGCTCCTCGGCAGCACCGGCGCAACGCCCAGCCTCCGTCCCTGTCCGCATCAAGGCGGCCTACCGGAAATTCTGGTCGGCACTGGAAGGAACGGGAACCTCCAAGAACGGCTCCACCTACTACCTCATCCTCGGCTCAACCCTGGCGCTGACGGCGATCGGGATCATGATGGTGCTCTCCGCCTCCAGCGTGGAGTCCATTGCGGCCGGCAAGTCGCCTTACGGTGACGCGCTGAAGCAGGGTGTGTTTGCCGCGATCGGCATCTTCACCATGTTTGTGCTGTCCCGCATCAACGTGGTGTGGCTCAAACGGCTCGCCTGGCTGGCGATCATCGCCGCAGTGGTCCTGCTGGGGCTGGTCCAGGTTGTGGGCGCGGAGGTCAACGGCAACAAAAACTGGATCGACCTCGGCGGCATCACGTTCCAGCCGTCCGAAGCGTCCAAGCTGGCACTCGCACTTTGGATGGCCACCGTCCTGGCCAGGAAAGGCCGCCTGATCAGCCGCTGGCAGCACGTGGCGATTCCTGCCGTCCCCATGGCGATCATCATCGTTGGCCTGGTCCTGGTGGGCAACGACCTCGGAACCGCCATGATCATCATGATGATCACGGCCGCCGCCCTGTTCTTTGCCGGGGCACCCCTGTATCTCTTCGGCATCGCAGGCCTGGTGGCCGCCGCCGGTACGGCCGTTATGGCCGTCACCAGCTCAAACCGCATGTGCCGCATCACCTCCTGGTGGACCGGACAGTCCTGCGCCGACGGCATCGATGCCAACTACCAGGCAACGAACGGCCTGTATGGACTCGCGTCGGGAGGCTGGTTCGGAGTGGGACTGGGGCAAAGCCGGCAAAAGTACAGCTGGATCCCCGAAGCCCACAACGACTTCATCTTCGCCATCATTGGCGAGGAACTCGGCCTGGTGGGCACCGTCGTCGTCCTGATCCTTTTCGCCATCCTGGGAGCCGCCATCTACCGCGTGGTGGTGGCACAGGAGGACATGTTCCACCGCGTGCTGGCCGGCACCATCATGGTGTGGCTGCTGGGCCAGGCCACGGTCAACATGTCGGTGGTGACCGGCCTGATGCCCGTCATCGGCGTGCCGCTGCCCTTCATTTCCTACGGCGGCTCCGCGCTGCTGATGTCCCTCTGCGCCATCGGAGTGGTGCTCTCGCTGGCCCGGGAGCAGATGGCTCCCGCCATCCGGCCCAAACGGATGCTGAAGTTCAAGGCAAAACCGGGGCGGGCCACCGCCGCCACCAAAAAGACTGCAAGAAAGCGTGCCTGA
- the murD gene encoding UDP-N-acetylmuramoyl-L-alanine--D-glutamate ligase: MGCAAVTVSPRLKDLTSWDSDWSGLRVVVTGIGVSGFAAADTLIELGARVVVVDAATSDTAKAHAETLKIVGAADVLLGEDTVSRIPKIDGELPELIVTSPGWRPDQALLAAAARAHIPVWGDVELAWRVRVREGRKTADWLAITGTNGKTTTVGLTESMLRAAGLKAIAVGNVGTPILDALRDPVDYDVFAVELSSFQLHWAHSLSPVASVCLNVAEDHVDWHGSYDSYLADKAKVYEQTQKACIYNAEQIETERMVENADVVEGCRAVGFTTVTPAISMLGVVEGLLVDRAFIAERKDSAAELASMGDLGAFAPRHMVANALAAAGLVRAYGVDAQAVRKGIQDYIPGDHRIQPVARHNGVLWVNDSKATNPHAASASLATFSNVIWIAGGLSKGVTYDDLIREHVQRLKAVVLIGSDTADLRDALQRHAPDVPVIIPGTGETEEVQTAATAGPVQAGSSGETVMANAVASAAQVAESGDTVLMAPAAASMDQFSSYAHRGDTFIEAVRELVEGQAQTGEE; the protein is encoded by the coding sequence ATGGGTTGTGCTGCTGTGACCGTTTCCCCGCGCCTCAAGGACCTCACCAGCTGGGACTCGGACTGGTCCGGCCTCCGCGTTGTAGTGACCGGCATCGGCGTATCCGGTTTTGCCGCCGCCGATACCCTCATCGAACTGGGCGCCCGGGTGGTGGTGGTCGACGCTGCGACATCCGACACCGCCAAGGCCCACGCTGAAACCCTGAAGATCGTTGGCGCGGCCGATGTCCTGCTGGGCGAGGATACGGTGAGCCGCATCCCGAAGATCGACGGCGAACTGCCGGAACTGATTGTCACCTCACCAGGCTGGCGCCCTGACCAGGCGCTCCTTGCTGCCGCCGCGCGGGCGCACATTCCCGTATGGGGCGATGTGGAACTCGCCTGGCGGGTACGCGTCCGGGAGGGCCGCAAGACGGCCGACTGGCTCGCGATTACCGGAACGAACGGCAAGACCACCACGGTGGGGCTCACCGAATCCATGCTCAGGGCGGCCGGACTGAAAGCCATCGCCGTGGGCAATGTGGGCACACCCATCCTCGACGCCCTCCGCGACCCTGTGGATTACGACGTCTTCGCCGTCGAACTCTCCAGCTTCCAGCTGCACTGGGCGCACTCACTGTCCCCGGTGGCCAGCGTGTGCCTGAATGTCGCCGAAGACCACGTGGACTGGCACGGCTCCTACGATTCCTACCTGGCGGACAAGGCCAAGGTCTACGAGCAGACCCAGAAGGCCTGCATCTACAACGCCGAGCAGATCGAAACCGAGCGCATGGTGGAAAACGCCGACGTCGTGGAAGGCTGCCGTGCCGTCGGTTTCACCACCGTCACTCCCGCCATCAGCATGCTCGGCGTGGTGGAAGGCCTCCTGGTGGACCGGGCGTTCATCGCCGAGCGCAAGGACAGCGCCGCAGAACTTGCATCCATGGGGGACCTCGGTGCCTTCGCACCCCGGCACATGGTGGCCAATGCGCTGGCTGCGGCAGGACTGGTACGCGCCTATGGCGTTGACGCCCAGGCGGTGCGCAAGGGAATCCAGGACTACATCCCGGGTGACCACCGCATCCAGCCAGTGGCCCGCCACAACGGGGTGCTGTGGGTCAACGACTCCAAAGCCACCAACCCGCATGCGGCATCCGCGTCGCTGGCCACCTTCAGCAATGTCATCTGGATTGCCGGCGGCCTGTCCAAGGGGGTCACTTACGACGACCTGATCCGCGAGCACGTCCAACGGCTCAAAGCCGTGGTGCTCATCGGAAGCGATACAGCTGACCTCCGCGATGCCCTCCAGCGACACGCGCCGGATGTCCCGGTGATCATCCCGGGCACGGGTGAAACTGAAGAGGTGCAGACTGCCGCAACAGCCGGCCCCGTCCAGGCCGGTTCCTCCGGCGAAACGGTGATGGCCAACGCCGTTGCGTCAGCAGCACAGGTCGCTGAATCCGGCGATACTGTGCTGATGGCTCCGGCAGCTGCTTCCATGGATCAGTTCTCTTCCTATGCTCACCGTGGTGACACTTTCATCGAAGCTGTCCGCGAGCTGGTGGAAGGGCAGGCCCAGACCGGCGAGGAGTAA
- the mraY gene encoding phospho-N-acetylmuramoyl-pentapeptide-transferase, with protein sequence MIALLIGAGLALLFALVGTPLFIRLLVRRGYGQFIRDDGPTSHHTKRGTPTMGGTVVVAAVLLSYGLTHLIMMMVNPDSSGPSASALILLFLMVGMGLVGFLDDFIKISRQRSLGLNAKAKLILQGAVGIIFAVLALNFPNGAGATPASTKISLVRDLPWLDLAFGGTVLGAILFVVWSNLIVTAATNGVNLTDGLDGLAAGASVMVFGAYTLMGIWQSNQACGSPRQAGSGCYSVRDPLDLALLAAIMSAALVGFLWWNTSPAKIFMGDTGSLAIGGAIAGFAILSRTELLLGIIGGLFVLITLSVIIQVGYFKATGGKRVFKMAPLQHHFELKGWAEVTVVVRFWILGGLFVAVGLGIFYAEWVVLL encoded by the coding sequence GTGATTGCACTTTTGATCGGCGCCGGCCTGGCCCTCCTGTTCGCCCTGGTGGGGACGCCGCTCTTTATCCGCCTGCTGGTGCGCCGTGGCTACGGCCAGTTCATCCGGGATGACGGTCCCACCTCACACCACACCAAGCGCGGCACGCCCACCATGGGCGGAACCGTGGTGGTGGCAGCCGTACTGCTGAGCTACGGACTCACCCACCTCATCATGATGATGGTGAACCCGGACTCCTCCGGCCCTTCCGCATCGGCCCTTATCCTGCTGTTCCTGATGGTGGGTATGGGGCTGGTGGGCTTCCTGGATGACTTCATCAAGATCTCCCGCCAGCGCAGCCTCGGCCTCAATGCCAAGGCAAAGCTGATCCTGCAGGGTGCGGTCGGAATTATCTTCGCAGTGCTCGCGCTGAACTTTCCCAATGGCGCCGGTGCCACCCCGGCCTCCACCAAGATTTCCCTGGTCCGTGACCTGCCGTGGCTGGACCTTGCTTTCGGTGGGACCGTCCTCGGGGCCATCCTCTTTGTGGTGTGGTCCAACCTGATCGTCACCGCCGCAACCAACGGCGTCAACCTCACCGACGGCCTCGACGGGCTCGCCGCGGGTGCATCAGTCATGGTCTTTGGCGCATATACGCTGATGGGAATCTGGCAAAGCAACCAGGCCTGCGGATCGCCGCGGCAGGCCGGCAGCGGCTGCTACTCGGTCCGGGACCCGCTGGACCTTGCCCTGCTGGCAGCCATCATGAGCGCGGCCCTGGTGGGCTTCCTGTGGTGGAACACTTCACCGGCAAAGATCTTTATGGGCGACACCGGCTCGCTGGCCATCGGCGGGGCCATCGCCGGCTTCGCCATCCTGTCCCGGACCGAGCTGCTGCTGGGCATCATCGGCGGCCTGTTTGTCCTGATCACCCTGTCCGTCATCATCCAGGTGGGTTACTTCAAGGCCACCGGCGGCAAACGCGTCTTCAAGATGGCGCCGCTGCAGCACCACTTCGAACTGAAGGGGTGGGCGGAAGTCACGGTGGTGGTCCGGTTCTGGATCCTCGGCGGGCTTTTCGTGGCCGTGGGCCTGGGCATCTTCTACGCAGAATGGGTTGTGCTGCTGTGA
- the murF gene encoding UDP-N-acetylmuramoyl-tripeptide--D-alanyl-D-alanine ligase has protein sequence MIAFTAAEIAEITNGRLDADPGITPLSVVTDSRDATPGSLYVAKPGEHADGHDFVAAAFSAGASLALLERPVADADGTAYPSVLVPDAVLAMGALAAEAVRRIRAARAEQGSELTVVGITGSAGKTTTKDLLAGILSTQGQTVAPQGSYNGEVGVPLTVFRAGTDTRYLVIEMGATGIGHIRYLADMVRPDIGVVLAVGTAHAGEFGGVANIALAKGELVEALAADGTAIINLDDDRVAAMRSRTAAKVLGFSAEGRAGAAVLALNPDTNADGNPEFDLQLPDGENGLHVSSRLIGAHHMGNLLAAAGAAWAAGVSGQDIASSLSSQTAASRWRMERTEREDGVTIINDAYNANPESMRAALRTLADLGRGRRTWAVLGAMLELGEDSIREHTAVGTQVVRLNISRLLVVGREARALYVSAVQEGSWGDECLFAETVDEAYDVLNAELEPGDLVLFKSSNSVGLRHLGDRIALPPLTPQSADERSTPL, from the coding sequence ATGATTGCTTTTACTGCGGCGGAGATCGCCGAAATCACTAACGGGCGCCTGGACGCCGATCCCGGAATCACGCCCCTTTCGGTGGTGACGGACTCACGCGATGCCACGCCCGGTTCGCTCTACGTCGCAAAGCCCGGCGAGCATGCTGACGGCCATGACTTTGTTGCCGCCGCATTTTCCGCCGGTGCCAGTCTGGCTTTGCTGGAGCGTCCTGTCGCCGATGCAGATGGGACGGCTTACCCCTCGGTGCTCGTTCCGGATGCCGTGCTGGCCATGGGCGCCCTGGCTGCTGAAGCCGTGCGCAGGATCCGCGCCGCCCGCGCCGAACAGGGCAGCGAACTGACAGTTGTGGGAATCACCGGTTCGGCCGGGAAAACCACCACCAAGGACCTCCTCGCCGGCATCCTGTCGACGCAGGGACAGACTGTCGCGCCGCAGGGCTCCTATAACGGTGAGGTGGGCGTGCCGCTCACTGTCTTTCGTGCCGGAACCGATACCCGGTACCTCGTCATTGAGATGGGCGCCACCGGGATCGGGCACATCCGCTACCTCGCGGACATGGTCAGGCCCGATATCGGCGTCGTACTGGCCGTTGGAACCGCCCATGCCGGCGAGTTCGGGGGAGTGGCAAACATCGCCCTGGCCAAGGGTGAGCTGGTGGAGGCGCTTGCTGCTGATGGCACCGCCATTATCAATCTCGACGACGACCGCGTGGCCGCGATGCGCTCACGCACCGCGGCAAAGGTGCTCGGGTTCTCCGCGGAAGGCCGCGCTGGCGCAGCCGTGCTGGCACTGAACCCCGACACCAACGCGGACGGCAACCCCGAATTCGATCTCCAGCTGCCCGACGGCGAAAACGGCCTGCACGTCAGCAGCCGCCTCATCGGCGCGCACCATATGGGCAACCTCCTGGCCGCCGCCGGAGCAGCCTGGGCCGCCGGGGTTTCGGGGCAGGACATCGCGTCCTCCCTCAGCAGCCAGACCGCAGCGAGCCGCTGGCGGATGGAACGCACTGAGCGGGAAGACGGCGTCACCATTATCAATGACGCCTACAACGCCAATCCCGAATCCATGCGCGCCGCGCTGCGTACCCTGGCAGATCTCGGCCGCGGCCGCCGCACCTGGGCCGTGCTGGGCGCCATGCTCGAACTCGGCGAGGACTCCATCAGGGAACACACCGCCGTGGGTACGCAGGTGGTGCGGCTGAACATCTCCCGCCTGCTGGTGGTGGGCCGGGAAGCCCGGGCCCTCTATGTCTCCGCCGTCCAGGAGGGCTCCTGGGGCGATGAATGCCTCTTCGCGGAAACCGTTGATGAAGCCTACGACGTGCTGAACGCAGAGCTCGAACCTGGCGACCTGGTGCTGTTCAAATCCTCGAACAGCGTGGGACTTCGCCATTTGGGCGATCGGATAGCATTACCCCCACTGACCCCCCAATCCGCCGATGAAAGGAGCACTCCGCTGTGA
- a CDS encoding UDP-N-acetylmuramoyl-L-alanyl-D-glutamate--2,6-diaminopimelate ligase yields the protein MSEINPPDNRAVPEGPAGQGRFRPSRVEPVRLASIGEAIDVAVPGPAAEVEVTGISLNSRTVEPGDLYVALPGATRHGADFVPQAVEAGAAAVLTDEAGARLLAPAETPVPVMIVESPRNVVGPLSALIYRSQSAAGQPQLFGVTGTNGKTTTTYFINSLLRALGRSTGLIGTIEIHAGGDPIPSLLTTPESTDVHALLALMRERGLAAAAMEVSSHAISFQRVDGVLFDVAGFTNLTQDHLDLHLTMEDYFATKAELFTPGRARAAVVTVDDEWGRQLAGSTRVPVTTLSTTGAPADWTVTGTAARGLGTDFTLGGPDGAELRIHTGLPGSFNVANAALAAVMVLAAGVDTATLQAALDGSDPFTVAVPGRMQLVSTEPAAIVDFAHNTDALARALEAVRSPLPDSRLIVVFGATGQRDQGKRPAMGAIAARLADVVIITDDDPHDEDPAAIRADVLAGARESQEKDSLPCDILEVFPRADAIRRAVDLARPQDTILVAGRGHEVWQEVKGVNHALDDRVELRSALTARGFNVLQADRIES from the coding sequence TTGTCAGAGATCAACCCGCCCGACAACCGCGCCGTCCCGGAGGGACCGGCCGGCCAAGGCCGCTTCCGCCCCTCACGGGTGGAGCCGGTACGGCTGGCAAGCATTGGCGAAGCCATCGATGTTGCAGTTCCTGGCCCGGCAGCTGAGGTGGAAGTCACCGGAATTTCCTTGAACTCACGGACTGTGGAGCCGGGGGACCTTTATGTCGCCCTGCCGGGCGCCACGCGCCACGGCGCAGACTTCGTGCCGCAGGCTGTTGAAGCAGGAGCTGCTGCCGTGCTGACTGACGAGGCAGGCGCCAGGCTGCTGGCGCCCGCCGAGACACCGGTACCCGTGATGATCGTGGAGTCGCCACGGAACGTGGTGGGCCCGCTGTCCGCCCTGATCTACCGCAGCCAGTCAGCTGCCGGCCAGCCACAATTGTTTGGCGTCACGGGCACCAACGGGAAGACCACCACCACCTACTTCATCAACTCGTTGCTTCGCGCCCTCGGCCGCAGCACCGGGCTGATCGGCACCATCGAGATCCACGCCGGCGGGGATCCAATTCCCAGCCTCCTCACCACGCCGGAATCCACCGACGTCCATGCACTGCTCGCCCTGATGCGCGAACGGGGGCTTGCAGCCGCTGCGATGGAGGTCTCCTCCCATGCCATCTCCTTCCAGCGGGTGGACGGGGTGCTGTTCGATGTTGCCGGCTTCACCAACCTCACCCAGGACCACCTGGACCTGCACCTGACCATGGAGGACTACTTCGCCACCAAGGCGGAGCTGTTTACCCCGGGGCGCGCCCGCGCGGCGGTAGTAACGGTCGACGACGAATGGGGCCGGCAGCTTGCCGGCAGCACCAGGGTGCCGGTCACCACCCTCAGCACCACCGGGGCGCCAGCGGACTGGACCGTCACGGGAACCGCCGCGCGCGGGCTCGGCACGGACTTCACGCTGGGCGGTCCCGACGGCGCGGAGCTCCGCATCCATACCGGCCTGCCCGGCAGCTTCAACGTGGCCAACGCGGCGCTGGCGGCAGTTATGGTCCTGGCAGCAGGAGTAGACACCGCAACCTTGCAGGCGGCACTGGACGGGTCCGACCCGTTCACAGTTGCGGTGCCCGGACGGATGCAGCTGGTGTCAACGGAGCCCGCCGCGATTGTTGACTTTGCCCACAACACCGATGCACTCGCCAGGGCGCTGGAAGCGGTACGGTCCCCATTGCCGGACTCCCGCCTCATCGTGGTGTTCGGCGCCACCGGGCAGCGTGACCAGGGTAAACGCCCGGCCATGGGCGCCATCGCCGCCCGGCTTGCCGACGTCGTCATCATCACCGATGACGATCCCCACGACGAAGACCCGGCCGCCATCCGCGCCGATGTCCTGGCCGGAGCCCGGGAATCCCAGGAAAAAGACTCCCTGCCCTGCGACATCCTGGAAGTTTTCCCGCGTGCCGACGCCATCCGCCGTGCCGTTGATCTGGCCCGCCCGCAGGACACCATCCTGGTGGCCGGCCGCGGCCACGAGGTGTGGCAGGAAGTCAAAGGCGTCAACCATGCCCTGGACGACAGGGTAGAGCTGCGCAGCGCCTTGACAGCCAGGGGATTCAACGTTCTCCAAGCCGACCGGATAGAGTCCTAG